A genomic region of Arachis hypogaea cultivar Tifrunner chromosome 5, arahy.Tifrunner.gnm2.J5K5, whole genome shotgun sequence contains the following coding sequences:
- the LOC112800326 gene encoding vacuolar protein sorting-associated protein 35A-like isoform X1 — MLDGTEDEEKFLAAGIAGLQQNSFYMHRALDSNNLRDALKYSAQMLSELRTSKLSPHKYYELYMRAFDQLRKLEMFFEEETRRGCSIIDLYELVQHAGNILPRLYLLCTVGSVYIKSKEAPAKDVLKDLVEMCRGIQHPVRGLFLRSYLSQVSRDKLPDIGSEYEGDADTVSDAVEFVLQNFTEMNKLWVRMQHQGPAREKEKREKERSELRDLVGKNLHVLSQIEGVDLDMYKDIVLPRVLEQVVNCKDELAQFYLMDCIIQVFPDEYHLQTLDVLLGACPQLQPSVDIKTVLSQLMERLSHYAASSAEVLPEFLQVEAFAKLSNAIGRVIEAQPDMPTLGVVTLYSSLLTFTLHVHPDRLDYADQVLGACVRKLSGKGKIEDSKATKQVVALLSAPLEKYNDIMTALKLSNYPRVLEYLDVPTIRVMATVIIQSIMKNGTRISTSDKVEALFELIKGLIKDSDGTSNDKLDEDDFKEEQNSVARLIQMFYNDDPEEMLKIIETVRKHILAGGPKRLPFTVPPLVFCSLKLVRQLQGQEENPFGDDASTTPKKIFQLLNQIIETLSGIPVPELALQLYLQCAEAANDCELEPVAYEFFTQAYILYEEEISDSRAQITCIHLIIGTLQRMHVFGVENRDTLTHKATGYSAKLLKKPDQCRAVYACSHLFWVEDHDNMKDGERVLLCLKRALRIANAAQQMANAARGSTGSVMLFIEILNKYLYFFEKGNPQITVASIQSLIELIMNEMQSDSTTSDPAAEAFLASTMRYVQFQKQKGGAVGEKYEPIKYEPIKA, encoded by the exons atGTTAGACGGAACCGAAGACGAAGAGAAGTTTCTCGCCGCCGGAATCGCTGGCCTTCAGCAGAATTCCTTCTACATGCACCGCGCATTG GACTCCAACAATCTAAGAGATGCTCTCAAGTATTCCGCTCAGATGCTCTCCGAGCTCAGGACTTCCAAGCTTTCTCCTCACAAGTACTACGAACTCT ACATGCGCGCATTTGATCAGTTGAGGAAGCTGGAGATGTTCTTCGAGGAAGAGACTCGTCGTGGTTGCTCCATTATTGATCTCTATGAGCTCGTCCAGCACGCCGGCAACATTTTGCCTCGACT GTATCTCCTCTGTACAGTAGGATCCGTGTACATCAAATCAAAGGAAGCTCCTGCCAAGGATGTTCTAAAGGATCTTGTGGAGATGTGTCGTGGTATTCAGCACCCTGTTCGTGGACTCTTTCTCAGAAGTTATCTTTCTCAAGTTAGTAGGGACAAATTGCCGGATATTGGTTCTGAGTATGAAGG GGATGCTGATACTGTATCTGATGCTGTAGAGTTTGTACTCCAAAATTTCACAGAAATGAACAAACTTTGGGTGCGCATGCAACATCAG GGGCCTGCCCGGGAGAAGGAGAAACGGGAGAAAGAAAGGAGTGAGCTGCGCGATCTT GTTGGGAAGAATCTCCATGTTCTCAGTCAGATAGAGGGTGTTGATCTTGATATGTACAAAGATATTGTGCTTCCCAGAGTATTAGAGCAG GTTGTTAATTGCAAAGATGAGTTGGCCCAGTTTTACTTGATGGATTGCATAATTCAAGTCTTCCCTGATGAGTATCACTTGCAAACTCTTGATGTATTGTTGGGTGCTTGCCCTCAGCTTCAG CCGTCCGTTGATATCAAGACAGTACTGTCTCAATTAATGGAAAGGCTTTCACATTATGCTGCATCAAGTGCAGAGGTGTTGCCAGAATTTTTGCAAGTGGAAGCATTTGCCAAATTAAGCAATGCCATTGGCAGG GTGATAGAGGCACAGCCTGACATGCCCACTCTTGGAGTTGTAACTTTATATTCATCTCTTCTCACATTCACTCTTCATGTTCACCCGGATCGACTTGATTATGCAGATCAAGTCCTG GGAGCATGTGTGAGAAAACTCTCTGGCAAAGGGAAAATTGAAGACAGCAAGGCAACAAAGCAGGTTGTTGCTCTATTAAGTGCTCcattagaaaaatataatgataTTATGACTGCCTTGAAGCTTTCAAATTATCCTCGTGTACTGGAATATCTCGATGTTCCAACTATTAGGGTCATGGCAACTGTTATTATTCAAAGCATTATGAAAAATGGAACTCGCATTTCTACTTCAGACAAG GTTGAAGCATTGTTTGAATTGATAAAGGGGCTTATCAAGGATTCTGACGGGACCTCAAATGACAAG CTGGACGAAGATGACTTCAAAGAGGAGCAAAATTCTGTTGCCCGCCTAATCCAGATGTTTTATAATGATGATCCTGAAGAGATGCTTAAG ATCATAGAAACTGTGAGGAAGCACATATTGGCTGGAGGACCAAAACGCTTGCCTTTCACTGTTCCACCTCTTGTTTTTTGTTCGTTAAAG TTGGTCAGACAGTTGCAAGGCCAAGAAGAAAATCCTTTTGGAGATGATGCATCAACAACACCAAAGAAAATTTTTCAGCTTTTAAACCAG ATTATCGAGACTCTGTCCGGTATACCTGTGCCGGAATTGGCATTGCAGTTGTATTTGCAATGTGCTGAG GCTGCAAATGACTGTGAGTTGGAACCCGTTGCTTACGAGTTTTTCACCCAAGCTTATATTCTATACGAAGAAGAGATTTCT GATTCAAGAGCGCAGATCACGTGTATCCATTTAATAATAGGAACTCTTCAAAGGATGCATGTCTTTGGTGTTGAGAACAGGGATACTTTAACTCACAAGGCCACAGGG TATTCAGCAAAGCTTCTGAAGAAGCCAGATCAGTGCCGAGCTGTGTATGCATGCTCACATCTGTTTTGGGTTGAAGATCATGATAACATGAAAGATGGAGAGAG AGTCTTGTTATGCCTCAAGCGGGCTTTAAGAATTGCAAATGCTGCACAACAAATGGCCAATGCAGCACGAGGTAGCACTGGATCAGTTATGCTCTTCATTGAGATATTGAACAA GTATCTATACTTCTTTGAGAAGGGGAACCCACAAATCACCGTTGCTTCAATCCAGAGCCTAATTGAGTTAATCATGAACGAAATGCAAAGTGACTCTACGACATCAGATCCAGCTGCTGAGGCTTTCTTAGCTAGTACTATGCGATATGTACAATTCCAGAAACAGAAGGGTGGTGCAGTTGGTGAGAAGTATGAACCCATCAAGTATGAACCCATAAAGGCTTGA
- the LOC112800326 gene encoding vacuolar protein sorting-associated protein 35A-like isoform X2 yields the protein MYKDIVLPRVLEQVVNCKDELAQFYLMDCIIQVFPDEYHLQTLDVLLGACPQLQPSVDIKTVLSQLMERLSHYAASSAEVLPEFLQVEAFAKLSNAIGRVIEAQPDMPTLGVVTLYSSLLTFTLHVHPDRLDYADQVLGACVRKLSGKGKIEDSKATKQVVALLSAPLEKYNDIMTALKLSNYPRVLEYLDVPTIRVMATVIIQSIMKNGTRISTSDKVEALFELIKGLIKDSDGTSNDKLDEDDFKEEQNSVARLIQMFYNDDPEEMLKIIETVRKHILAGGPKRLPFTVPPLVFCSLKLVRQLQGQEENPFGDDASTTPKKIFQLLNQIIETLSGIPVPELALQLYLQCAEAANDCELEPVAYEFFTQAYILYEEEISDSRAQITCIHLIIGTLQRMHVFGVENRDTLTHKATGYSAKLLKKPDQCRAVYACSHLFWVEDHDNMKDGERVLLCLKRALRIANAAQQMANAARGSTGSVMLFIEILNKYLYFFEKGNPQITVASIQSLIELIMNEMQSDSTTSDPAAEAFLASTMRYVQFQKQKGGAVGEKYEPIKYEPIKA from the exons ATGTACAAAGATATTGTGCTTCCCAGAGTATTAGAGCAG GTTGTTAATTGCAAAGATGAGTTGGCCCAGTTTTACTTGATGGATTGCATAATTCAAGTCTTCCCTGATGAGTATCACTTGCAAACTCTTGATGTATTGTTGGGTGCTTGCCCTCAGCTTCAG CCGTCCGTTGATATCAAGACAGTACTGTCTCAATTAATGGAAAGGCTTTCACATTATGCTGCATCAAGTGCAGAGGTGTTGCCAGAATTTTTGCAAGTGGAAGCATTTGCCAAATTAAGCAATGCCATTGGCAGG GTGATAGAGGCACAGCCTGACATGCCCACTCTTGGAGTTGTAACTTTATATTCATCTCTTCTCACATTCACTCTTCATGTTCACCCGGATCGACTTGATTATGCAGATCAAGTCCTG GGAGCATGTGTGAGAAAACTCTCTGGCAAAGGGAAAATTGAAGACAGCAAGGCAACAAAGCAGGTTGTTGCTCTATTAAGTGCTCcattagaaaaatataatgataTTATGACTGCCTTGAAGCTTTCAAATTATCCTCGTGTACTGGAATATCTCGATGTTCCAACTATTAGGGTCATGGCAACTGTTATTATTCAAAGCATTATGAAAAATGGAACTCGCATTTCTACTTCAGACAAG GTTGAAGCATTGTTTGAATTGATAAAGGGGCTTATCAAGGATTCTGACGGGACCTCAAATGACAAG CTGGACGAAGATGACTTCAAAGAGGAGCAAAATTCTGTTGCCCGCCTAATCCAGATGTTTTATAATGATGATCCTGAAGAGATGCTTAAG ATCATAGAAACTGTGAGGAAGCACATATTGGCTGGAGGACCAAAACGCTTGCCTTTCACTGTTCCACCTCTTGTTTTTTGTTCGTTAAAG TTGGTCAGACAGTTGCAAGGCCAAGAAGAAAATCCTTTTGGAGATGATGCATCAACAACACCAAAGAAAATTTTTCAGCTTTTAAACCAG ATTATCGAGACTCTGTCCGGTATACCTGTGCCGGAATTGGCATTGCAGTTGTATTTGCAATGTGCTGAG GCTGCAAATGACTGTGAGTTGGAACCCGTTGCTTACGAGTTTTTCACCCAAGCTTATATTCTATACGAAGAAGAGATTTCT GATTCAAGAGCGCAGATCACGTGTATCCATTTAATAATAGGAACTCTTCAAAGGATGCATGTCTTTGGTGTTGAGAACAGGGATACTTTAACTCACAAGGCCACAGGG TATTCAGCAAAGCTTCTGAAGAAGCCAGATCAGTGCCGAGCTGTGTATGCATGCTCACATCTGTTTTGGGTTGAAGATCATGATAACATGAAAGATGGAGAGAG AGTCTTGTTATGCCTCAAGCGGGCTTTAAGAATTGCAAATGCTGCACAACAAATGGCCAATGCAGCACGAGGTAGCACTGGATCAGTTATGCTCTTCATTGAGATATTGAACAA GTATCTATACTTCTTTGAGAAGGGGAACCCACAAATCACCGTTGCTTCAATCCAGAGCCTAATTGAGTTAATCATGAACGAAATGCAAAGTGACTCTACGACATCAGATCCAGCTGCTGAGGCTTTCTTAGCTAGTACTATGCGATATGTACAATTCCAGAAACAGAAGGGTGGTGCAGTTGGTGAGAAGTATGAACCCATCAAGTATGAACCCATAAAGGCTTGA